The sequence below is a genomic window from Desulfomonile tiedjei.
AGCAGTTCGGAAGGACCTTCGTCAGCGTCGACAGAGCATTCTCCGGTTTGAGTGCGCTGCGGGTCAAGCGGGAGCCCTTTATCGTCTATCGCCACCTTCAGACCCGCGGGAATTCGCTCGCACGATACATCTATGGTGGCGCTTTCATCGGGGTCGAACGAGTATCGAACCACTTGCGAAACCGCCTGAGAAACACCCAGCTCTATTTTCCGGCAGTCCTCGCCGTCAAACCCGATAAGCCTGGCCACCCCGGCCGCGTAATTGCCCGCGACGCCTGCGTACTCGACATCCGCGGGTATGGTGAGCTTGGAAAACTGGCACTTTGTTTCCATCATCGCCTCTTTAACTAGTTCGTCATCCCATGATGGAAAATCAACAGCAAGGGCAACTCGCTGTGGGTGCGCAAGCACGAGGCCCGATCATTTTGTCTGGTATCGGGAATAGGTCTCTTTCATCAAACACGCGCAAACAAAGGCCACCACCGCGGGAACCAGCAGGACCAGAAACATGGTGGAATAAGCATCAGGCGGGTACGACCCCGGTGCGGACTCGCCGTACGCATCCAGCGTCCGTCCGACAACCAACTGGAAGACCGCGCCGCCCAGGAAAGGAAAACCATTCACCATTCCCACGGATGTTCCGATGATCTGGACCGGGAAAAGTTCCTTGGTCACAGTCACGCTTACCACCGCGGGCGCCACCGAAAACAGTGAAAAGAGGAAAAACAAGGGGTAAAGCAAGGGAATCGGCAAGGCTTGGTAAAAGAATTTTAAAAAGACCAGCTCAGCCACCAGTGCAGCAGAAGTCATTACCAGCACCTTCTTCCTGCTGCGAAGGACACTTTCCGAAAGAAAGCTCATGCCCAGGCAGCCGAATAGAGTGCCGAAGGCGAGCATGTCCAGAATGCCGCCGGTCTGTGCCCTATTCAGGCCATAGGTATTCATCAGGTACGGACCGGCCCATAATCCGCCGAACGAGAAAAAGATCCCTATGGTGCAAAACGCCCAAAGCGCCACAAGCCAGAAATACTTTTCTCCAAAAACTCGCCGAGCGCCTTGCCACAAAGGTATCTCAATAGCCGGGTTCATTGAAGCGTCCTGAATCCCGG
It includes:
- a CDS encoding MFS transporter translates to MTISFDQKAPPIRWLIFGIMSLAYVGSVFHRICPAVVAVDLQEAFSISGSLLGLLASTYFYSYAIIQLPAGLLSDSLGPRKSASLFLLIGGIGSILFGLAPRLDEALVGRVMVGVGAGMVFTPTMKIISEWFSPREFSRMNAIFVTSGGLGALVAASPLAFLTSLWGWRASFEIIGIATLLLAVLVFLIVRDRPSELATTSTTGGAGIQDASMNPAIEIPLWQGARRVFGEKYFWLVALWAFCTIGIFFSFGGLWAGPYLMNTYGLNRAQTGGILDMLAFGTLFGCLGMSFLSESVLRSRKKVLVMTSAALVAELVFLKFFYQALPIPLLYPLFFLFSLFSVAPAVVSVTVTKELFPVQIIGTSVGMVNGFPFLGGAVFQLVVGRTLDAYGESAPGSYPPDAYSTMFLVLLVPAVVAFVCACLMKETYSRYQTK